The Oncorhynchus kisutch isolate 150728-3 linkage group LG20, Okis_V2, whole genome shotgun sequence genome has a segment encoding these proteins:
- the LOC116355459 gene encoding ATP-dependent RNA helicase DDX39A-like, protein MENPVLEVQHEYIPQAILGMDILCQAKYGMGKTAVFVLATLQQIEPVDGQVSVLVMCHTQELAFLISIEYECFSKYMPTVKAAVVFGGLSIKKDEDALKKNCPHFVVGTPGRILTLIRNKTLNLKNVKHFVLDECDKMQIQTTVGQGS, encoded by the exons ATGGAAAACCCTGTGCTAGAAG TCCAACATGAGTACATCCCACAGGCCATCCTGGGCATGGACATCCTGTGCCAGGCCAAGTATGGAATGGGCAAGACTGCTGTGTTTGTACTGGCCACCCTGCAGCAGATTGAGCCTGTGGATGGGCAG gtGTCTGTGCTGGTGATGTGCCACACACAAGAGCTGGCCTTCCTGATCAGCATAGAGTATGAGTGCTTCTCCAAGTACATGCCTACCGTCAAGGCAGCCGTGGTCTTCGGGGGCCTGTCCATCAAGAAGGACGAGGACGCGCTGAAGAAGAACTGCCCCCACTTTGTGGTGGGAACGCCCGGCCGCATCCTGACCCTCATCCGCAACAAGACCCTCAACCTGAAGAACGTGAAGCACTTTGTCCTGGACGAGTGTGACAAGATGCAAATTCAGACCACAGTAGGACAGGGGAGCTGA